One Cucumis sativus cultivar 9930 chromosome 1, Cucumber_9930_V3, whole genome shotgun sequence DNA segment encodes these proteins:
- the LOC101203466 gene encoding uncharacterized protein LOC101203466: MAPLLLLQGDELRKLARIVRNQEVEILGNLNFPSEQEQAKYLRNVGDNYHATLKLLDDADGVKQMFKDDETKSSIAHESYSYVEKAVNISLQAVRNYALRTNYLSKIDAHSKDIFEALKTLDPENVTNVARLAKEANQYNESMQQVMLNHQSPASRNFSKWLKDSGTKFEDLITRYQNKRGFSGLFKNLADEEKLLVYNDIIVASGRGSVVADTLSTISGVAGILFLILAAGVIVWDIFTAEHVLQTATKDVMMTVATVGGAMVGQVVGAALPTLAGVEASALFLMATAVIGSIVGAFVVGAFVGWLVDHIFSSGGHYSHETDSHTCYVAPLPDGEAIARQIVHQ, from the exons ATGGCTCCTCTTTTGCTTCTTCAGGGTGATGAACTAAGGAAACTTGCAAGAATAGTTCGGAACCAAGAGGTTGAAATATTAGGGAATCTCAATTTCCCATCCGAACAAGAACAAGCCAAATATTTGAGAAATGTGGGAGATAATTACCATGCAACGCTAAAGCTTTTGGATGATGCAGATGGCGTCAAACAAATGTTCAAAGACGACGAAACTAAATCGTCAATTGCTCATGAATCGTATTCCTACGTGGAAAAAGCTGTTAACATCTCGCTTCAAGCAGTAAGAAACTATGCACTGCGAACAAACTATCTATCAAAGATCGACGCGCACTCGAAAGACATTTTTGAAGCATTAAAAACCTTAGATCCAGAGAATGTAACCAATGTGGCTCGTTTAGCCAAGGAGGCTAATCAATATAATGAGAGTATGCAACAAGTCATGCTAAACCATCAAAGTCCAGCATCACGCAACTTTTCCAAATGGCTAAAAGATAGTGGAACTAAGTTTGAAGATCTTATCACAAG GTACCAAAATAAGCGTGGCTTTTCAGGGCTTTTCAAGAATTTGgcagatgaagaaaaattgctg GTGTATAACGACATCATTGTGGCTTCTGGGCGAGGAAGTGTGGTAGCAGACACGTTATCAACGATCTCTGGTGTAGCGGGCATTTTGTTTCTCATCCTCGCAGCTGGAGTAATTGTATGGGACATCTTTACAGCTGAACATGTTCTCCAAACAGCAACAAAAGATGTGATGATGACTGTTGCAACAGTGGGTGGGGCAATGGTTGGACAAGTTGTGGGAGCTGCTTTGCCAACTTTAGCTGGTGTTGAAGCTTCTGCTCTATTTTTGATGGCCACTGCAGTCATAGGTAGCATTGTCGGAGCTTTTGTAGTAGGTGCCTTTGTTGGTTGGTTGGTTGATCATATCTTTAGCTCCGGAGGGCATTATTCCCACGAAACTGATAGCCACACTTGCTATGTCGCCCCATTGCCTGATGGTGAGGCCATCGCACGTCAAATTGTTCACCAGTAG
- the LOC116401760 gene encoding heavy metal-associated isoprenylated plant protein 20-like, protein MEVVDLKVCLHCKSCENSVRKTLCKIKGVKCVETNRALNKITVLGYMDRKIVIKEVRKTGRKAEVLSSSSYRHPSTPRLKSRRATTAFKCIMPSCFL, encoded by the exons atggAG GTTGTTGATTTAAAGGTTTGCTTACATTGTAAGTCTTGCGAAAACTCTGTTCGCAAAACCCTTTGCAAAATTAAag GAGTGAAATGCGTGGAAACGAATAGAGCTCTGAACAAGATCACAGTATTGGGTTATATGGATCGTAAAATAGTCATCAAGGAGGTACGAAAAACAGGTAGAAAGGCTGAAGTTTTGTCATCATCATCCTATCGCCACCCCTCGACACCGCGTTTGAAAAGTCGACGAGCAACAACTGCTTTCAAATGCATAATGCCATCTTGTTTTCTCTAA
- the LOC101206274 gene encoding YTH domain-containing protein ECT4 isoform X1, whose protein sequence is MERPDDEQDRIVPIGERSLRPDNLKEPQLSPKGGRIAPANPSPNAIIIGPSRDTMEQKVSMDAGTSISNVHPVNVYTSHEPNIQYGGYGGSSTGAWDAYSQYVNADSFPVVSPVMYNDNPSIVFHSGYGFNPDMAYGQYSPVATPMPSVMLDGQLYSPQQVPFSPSYYPQQAAPGLPHGSSAVPVSPTEMISPESSTFDNMLYGPGTGFLLNFGSFGGGNLGSGSLASPAAAYPQPMGVLGSNDQNVGQVSLQQRPMHGFGLVSNAFDARYPLSSSYQGSNFGSGSISYPVVNDRSRLTLEKDRGRDRDRDSISLFNDPHGIFSDRNRGPRALKAKGKGEQSAASGANKNDLSTSLISPDSYNRPNFATDYETAKFFIIKSFSEDNVHRSIKYKVWASTPHGNKKLDAAFREAKEMQGNCPVLLFFSVNASGQFCGVAEMVGPVDFEKNADYWQQDRWSGQFPVKWHIIKDVPNIRFRHVLLENNDNKPVTHSRDSQEVPLKQGIEMLKIFKDHDPRTSIIDDFDFYDERERILKERKTRQQLFATANSLNSLGDGSISPISDQFAQSLRLEDNNKKEKPEMEKGATSRIDASVSLDDPVK, encoded by the exons ATGGAACGTCCCGACGACGAGCAGGATCGAATCGTTCCTATTG GAGAAAGATCTCTTAGGCCAGATAACCTGAAAGAGCCG CAACTCTCACCTAAAGGTGGAAGGATTGCTCCAGCAAATCCTTCTCCAAATGCAATAATTATTGGACCGTCAAGGGATACCATGGAGCAGAAAGTATCTATGGATGCAGGAACAAGTATTAGCAATGTTCATCCTGTGAATGTATATACTTCGCATGAGCCAAATATTCAATATGGTG GATATGGTGGAAGTAGTACTGGTGCTTGGGATGCTTATTCACAATATGTAAATGCTGATAGTTTTCCAGTTGTGTCACCA GTTATGTACAATGATAATCCATCTATTGTCTTTCATTCTGGTTATGGCTTCAATCCCGATATGGCATATGGACAATATTCACCCGTTGCTACTCCTATGCCTTCTGTTATGTTAGACGGACAGCTATATTCTCCTCAACAAGTCCCATTCTCCCCATCATACTACCCACAACAAGCTGCACCTGGTTTACCTCATGGTTCTTCTGCAGTTCCCGTTTCACCAACAGAGATGATATCACCTGAGAGTAGTACATTTGACAACATGCTTTATGGGCCGGGAACAGGTTTCTTGCTAAATTTTGGGTCCTTTGGTGGTGGAAATCTGGGATCTGGATCTTTAGCTTCTCCGGCAGCTGCTTATCCACAGCCAATGGGAGTGCTTGGCTCAAATGATCAGAATGTTGGACAG GTTTCTCTACAACAGAGACCTATGCATGGATTTGGGCTGGTTTCAAATGCCTTTGATGCTCGGTACCCATTAAGTAGTTCTTATCAGGGTTCTAACTTTGGCAGTGGATCCATTTCTTATCCTGTTGTAAATGACCGAAGCCGTCTTACCCTTGAGAAGGACAGAGGAAGAGACAGGGATCGAGACTCAATTTCACTCTTTAATGATCCACATGGCATCTTTAGTGACCGTAATCGAGGGCCAAGAGCTTTGAAGGCCAAGGGAAAAGGCGAACAAAGTGCTGCATCTGGtgcaaacaaaaatgatttatcAACTTCATTAATTAGTCCTGACTCCTACAATCGGCCAAATTTTGCTACAGATTATGAGACTGCcaagtttttcattattaaatcATTCAGTGAAGATAATGTTCATAGaagtatcaaatacaaagtttgGGCTAGTACTCCACATGGTAACAAGAAACTGGATGCTGCTTTCCGTGAGGCAAAAGAGATGCAAGGAAATTGTCCagttcttctctttttctcc GTTAATGCTAGCGGTCAATTTTGTGGTGTAGCTGAAATGGTCGGACCTGTTGACTTTGAGAAAAATGCAGATTACTGGCAGCAGGATAGGTGGAGTGGACAATTTCCTGTTAAGTGGCATATCATCAAAGATGTTCCTAATATTAGATTTCGGCATGTTttacttgaaaataatgacaataaaCCTGTTACGCACAGCAGGGATTCTCAGGAG GTGCCACTGAAGCAAGGTATTGagatgttgaaaattttcaaggaCCATGATCCTCGAACATCTATTATAGatgattttgatttctatGACGAGCGGGAGAGGATTTTGAAAGAACGGAAAACAAGACAGCAGCTATTCGCGACTGCAAATTCTCTAAATTCACTTGGTGATGGGTCCATTAGCCCAATCTCTGATCAGTTTGCTCAATCCCTTCGACTTGaagataataataagaaagaaaaaccagAAATGGAAAAGGGTGCAACATCTAGAATAGACGCTTCAGTTTCACTTGATGATCCAGTAAAGTAA
- the LOC101206274 gene encoding YTH domain-containing protein ECT4 isoform X2: MEQKVSMDAGTSISNVHPVNVYTSHEPNIQYGGYGGSSTGAWDAYSQYVNADSFPVVSPVMYNDNPSIVFHSGYGFNPDMAYGQYSPVATPMPSVMLDGQLYSPQQVPFSPSYYPQQAAPGLPHGSSAVPVSPTEMISPESSTFDNMLYGPGTGFLLNFGSFGGGNLGSGSLASPAAAYPQPMGVLGSNDQNVGQVSLQQRPMHGFGLVSNAFDARYPLSSSYQGSNFGSGSISYPVVNDRSRLTLEKDRGRDRDRDSISLFNDPHGIFSDRNRGPRALKAKGKGEQSAASGANKNDLSTSLISPDSYNRPNFATDYETAKFFIIKSFSEDNVHRSIKYKVWASTPHGNKKLDAAFREAKEMQGNCPVLLFFSVNASGQFCGVAEMVGPVDFEKNADYWQQDRWSGQFPVKWHIIKDVPNIRFRHVLLENNDNKPVTHSRDSQEVPLKQGIEMLKIFKDHDPRTSIIDDFDFYDERERILKERKTRQQLFATANSLNSLGDGSISPISDQFAQSLRLEDNNKKEKPEMEKGATSRIDASVSLDDPVK; encoded by the exons ATGGAGCAGAAAGTATCTATGGATGCAGGAACAAGTATTAGCAATGTTCATCCTGTGAATGTATATACTTCGCATGAGCCAAATATTCAATATGGTG GATATGGTGGAAGTAGTACTGGTGCTTGGGATGCTTATTCACAATATGTAAATGCTGATAGTTTTCCAGTTGTGTCACCA GTTATGTACAATGATAATCCATCTATTGTCTTTCATTCTGGTTATGGCTTCAATCCCGATATGGCATATGGACAATATTCACCCGTTGCTACTCCTATGCCTTCTGTTATGTTAGACGGACAGCTATATTCTCCTCAACAAGTCCCATTCTCCCCATCATACTACCCACAACAAGCTGCACCTGGTTTACCTCATGGTTCTTCTGCAGTTCCCGTTTCACCAACAGAGATGATATCACCTGAGAGTAGTACATTTGACAACATGCTTTATGGGCCGGGAACAGGTTTCTTGCTAAATTTTGGGTCCTTTGGTGGTGGAAATCTGGGATCTGGATCTTTAGCTTCTCCGGCAGCTGCTTATCCACAGCCAATGGGAGTGCTTGGCTCAAATGATCAGAATGTTGGACAG GTTTCTCTACAACAGAGACCTATGCATGGATTTGGGCTGGTTTCAAATGCCTTTGATGCTCGGTACCCATTAAGTAGTTCTTATCAGGGTTCTAACTTTGGCAGTGGATCCATTTCTTATCCTGTTGTAAATGACCGAAGCCGTCTTACCCTTGAGAAGGACAGAGGAAGAGACAGGGATCGAGACTCAATTTCACTCTTTAATGATCCACATGGCATCTTTAGTGACCGTAATCGAGGGCCAAGAGCTTTGAAGGCCAAGGGAAAAGGCGAACAAAGTGCTGCATCTGGtgcaaacaaaaatgatttatcAACTTCATTAATTAGTCCTGACTCCTACAATCGGCCAAATTTTGCTACAGATTATGAGACTGCcaagtttttcattattaaatcATTCAGTGAAGATAATGTTCATAGaagtatcaaatacaaagtttgGGCTAGTACTCCACATGGTAACAAGAAACTGGATGCTGCTTTCCGTGAGGCAAAAGAGATGCAAGGAAATTGTCCagttcttctctttttctcc GTTAATGCTAGCGGTCAATTTTGTGGTGTAGCTGAAATGGTCGGACCTGTTGACTTTGAGAAAAATGCAGATTACTGGCAGCAGGATAGGTGGAGTGGACAATTTCCTGTTAAGTGGCATATCATCAAAGATGTTCCTAATATTAGATTTCGGCATGTTttacttgaaaataatgacaataaaCCTGTTACGCACAGCAGGGATTCTCAGGAG GTGCCACTGAAGCAAGGTATTGagatgttgaaaattttcaaggaCCATGATCCTCGAACATCTATTATAGatgattttgatttctatGACGAGCGGGAGAGGATTTTGAAAGAACGGAAAACAAGACAGCAGCTATTCGCGACTGCAAATTCTCTAAATTCACTTGGTGATGGGTCCATTAGCCCAATCTCTGATCAGTTTGCTCAATCCCTTCGACTTGaagataataataagaaagaaaaaccagAAATGGAAAAGGGTGCAACATCTAGAATAGACGCTTCAGTTTCACTTGATGATCCAGTAAAGTAA